From Halobacillus sp. Marseille-Q1614, the proteins below share one genomic window:
- a CDS encoding iron ABC transporter permease, producing the protein MRAAEESQVPKHLGKASLIFLLASIGLVLSLGWSVALGAADIRLSTVWEAVVNFNPEEASHQVIQELRLPRAIGAALVGSFLAVSGAVMQGLTRNPLASPSIMGVTHGAAFALIVALVFFPSLSLSGMTFASFIGAGLAVVLVFAVGSFSSGGLTPVKLALAGVAIGGMLSSIATAISMHFQVAKQMSFWYAGGLANTDWTSVKILLAAGAVGLVLAIAISKSMTVLSLGEDTSKGLGQNTFLIKVLGVVVVFVLAGAAVSIAGTVGFVGLVIPHITRFLVGADYRLIIPISAILGGGLLVLADTAARLVNAPFETPVGAITAFIGVPFFLYLARGGERSGV; encoded by the coding sequence GTGAGGGCAGCGGAAGAGTCTCAAGTTCCTAAGCATTTAGGAAAAGCATCATTAATATTTTTACTAGCATCAATCGGACTTGTTTTATCTTTAGGATGGTCAGTAGCACTTGGTGCGGCTGATATTCGTTTATCAACGGTGTGGGAGGCAGTGGTTAATTTCAACCCAGAAGAGGCCAGCCATCAGGTGATCCAGGAACTGAGGCTTCCGAGGGCAATTGGTGCAGCATTAGTCGGGAGCTTTTTAGCCGTTTCAGGAGCTGTCATGCAAGGGCTTACGCGTAATCCTTTAGCCTCGCCTTCCATCATGGGAGTCACTCATGGCGCCGCGTTTGCTCTCATCGTGGCTTTAGTATTTTTTCCCTCCCTTTCTTTGTCCGGGATGACGTTTGCTTCTTTTATCGGGGCTGGTTTAGCGGTCGTTCTTGTCTTTGCTGTTGGTTCTTTCTCTTCAGGGGGATTGACTCCTGTGAAACTGGCTTTAGCAGGCGTAGCGATTGGCGGAATGCTTAGTTCTATAGCCACAGCCATTTCCATGCATTTTCAAGTAGCTAAGCAAATGAGCTTCTGGTATGCCGGCGGGTTAGCAAACACGGACTGGACTTCGGTAAAAATCCTGCTCGCAGCCGGGGCGGTAGGTCTAGTATTAGCTATAGCTATTTCTAAATCTATGACCGTTCTCAGCCTGGGGGAAGACACCTCTAAGGGGCTTGGACAAAATACATTTCTTATTAAAGTTCTGGGAGTCGTTGTTGTATTCGTTTTAGCAGGAGCGGCTGTGTCTATTGCGGGTACTGTCGGTTTTGTTGGACTGGTCATTCCTCATATTACAAGGTTCCTTGTCGGTGCGGATTATCGACTGATTATTCCGATATCTGCGATTCTGGGAGGAGGGCTGTTAGTACTTGCAGATACGGCGGCCCGGCTGGTTAATGCTCCTTTTGAAACGCCCGTTGGCGCTATTACCGCCTTTATCGGTGTACCTTTCTTCCTTTACTTAGCACGCGGCGGAGAAAGGAGCGGAGTATAA
- a CDS encoding ABC transporter substrate-binding protein: MKRTIWMFISLLSILALIACSNGEDSNSSGDSGDTKEASSERTLEHASGEVKLPENPERVLAPYLEDSLAALGVKPAAQWSIGEDVLDYLQPELEGVPKISWDLPLEQTLEADPGLIIFSSPSSLQNGSYEDYQQIAPTYVMEEEVNAHWREQLTQMGEILNKQEEAEQALNEFDQKAADMKESLEEAVGDESVAFIWTMGEEFYVFESTRYGAEVLYEKVGLTQPEFIKNLEQQEQWNPIALEKLSELDADHVFLIGEENEAGFEVLNNSSVWKNVPAVEKDQVYTMNEPSHWTIDGVIAHDMTLNKVHEALTN; encoded by the coding sequence ATGAAAAGAACAATATGGATGTTTATCAGCCTTCTGTCCATCCTTGCACTGATAGCCTGCAGTAATGGAGAGGATTCAAACAGCTCTGGAGATTCCGGGGATACTAAAGAAGCTTCCTCAGAACGAACCCTTGAACATGCCTCTGGAGAAGTGAAACTCCCCGAAAACCCGGAACGTGTACTTGCCCCATACTTAGAAGATTCTCTAGCAGCTTTAGGAGTTAAGCCAGCTGCTCAGTGGTCAATTGGTGAAGATGTTCTTGATTATTTGCAGCCTGAACTGGAAGGCGTTCCTAAAATCAGCTGGGATCTTCCATTAGAACAGACTTTAGAGGCTGACCCGGGCTTAATAATTTTCAGTTCCCCTTCTTCTTTGCAAAATGGTTCTTATGAAGATTATCAGCAAATAGCGCCAACTTACGTTATGGAAGAAGAAGTAAATGCTCACTGGAGAGAGCAGCTTACACAAATGGGAGAGATCTTAAACAAGCAAGAGGAGGCTGAACAAGCATTAAATGAATTTGACCAAAAGGCAGCGGATATGAAAGAAAGCCTTGAAGAAGCAGTGGGGGATGAATCTGTCGCCTTCATTTGGACGATGGGCGAGGAATTTTATGTATTCGAATCCACACGATATGGAGCAGAAGTTTTGTATGAGAAAGTTGGTCTTACTCAGCCTGAGTTTATTAAAAACTTAGAGCAGCAGGAACAGTGGAACCCCATTGCTTTAGAAAAGCTTAGTGAGCTTGACGCTGACCATGTCTTTCTAATCGGTGAAGAAAACGAAGCAGGATTTGAAGTACTAAATAACAGTTCTGTATGGAAGAACGTGCCTGCCGTTGAAAAAGATCAAGTTTATACTATGAATGAGCCGAGCCACTGGACGATCGACGGCGTCATCGCTCACGATATGACATTAAATAAAGTTCATGAAGCTCTAACAAATTAA
- a CDS encoding PadR family transcriptional regulator yields the protein MLRDFFLGSIKIHILYHADVEPIYGAYLMEELASHGYNISPGTLYPTLKSLHKNGLLHKYEETVNGKVRKYYTITEEGKRVLEEGKQQVRELALEVLEDDWRNEHE from the coding sequence ATGCTGAGAGATTTTTTTTTAGGATCAATAAAGATCCATATCCTCTATCACGCAGATGTGGAGCCCATTTATGGAGCATACCTTATGGAGGAATTAGCTTCCCACGGCTATAATATCAGCCCTGGAACACTATACCCTACTCTTAAATCTCTGCACAAAAACGGTCTTCTCCATAAGTATGAAGAAACTGTTAATGGCAAGGTGAGGAAGTATTATACGATCACCGAAGAAGGGAAACGAGTTCTTGAAGAAGGAAAACAGCAAGTCAGGGAGCTCGCCCTGGAAGTTTTAGAAGATGATTGGAGGAATGAACATGAGTAG
- the chrA gene encoding chromate efflux transporter — translation MSRPKGSLKEVLLASTKLGFTSFGGPVAHLAYFKDEYVDRKKWLDDKTYADIIALCQFLPGPASSQVGIAIGMLRAGLLGGIVSWIGFTVPSILVLVLFALMYQSFDLSDAGFIQSLKVVAAAVVLHALIGLGKKLTPDTPRITIALAAAFIMLLYPSAWVQIVIILAAGLLGAKLFHKIADTKAEPFPVTFSKKAGAAALAILASLLAFLPILARTTENMLVQMFDTFFRVGALVFGGGHVVLPMIEREVVPTGWLDAGEFLAGYGMAQAVPGPLFTFASYLGTMIQGISGAVVATVGIFLPSFLFLIAALPFLSELRKKAKFQGVLMGVNASVVGILLAAFYDPVITSSIQSNADFALAVILFACLHYFKVPAWAIVLIGVGAGFLINLI, via the coding sequence ATGAGTAGACCTAAAGGATCCCTAAAAGAAGTTCTATTAGCTTCTACTAAGCTGGGGTTCACTTCTTTTGGAGGACCTGTTGCCCATCTGGCTTACTTTAAAGACGAATACGTCGATAGAAAAAAGTGGCTGGATGATAAAACCTATGCTGACATCATTGCACTCTGCCAATTTCTTCCCGGCCCTGCAAGCAGCCAGGTGGGAATAGCCATCGGCATGCTGCGGGCAGGACTATTAGGAGGGATTGTCTCCTGGATCGGCTTTACCGTTCCATCGATTTTAGTTCTTGTCCTGTTTGCGTTAATGTATCAGTCTTTTGATTTAAGTGACGCCGGCTTTATTCAAAGCTTAAAAGTTGTTGCCGCTGCCGTAGTTCTCCATGCCCTCATTGGATTAGGAAAAAAGCTGACACCGGACACGCCGCGGATTACCATTGCTCTGGCTGCCGCATTTATAATGCTGCTTTATCCTTCTGCATGGGTGCAGATTGTTATTATTCTAGCAGCAGGCCTTCTCGGAGCTAAGCTTTTTCACAAAATTGCAGATACAAAAGCAGAACCCTTCCCTGTCACCTTTTCTAAAAAAGCAGGGGCTGCTGCTCTAGCTATACTAGCCAGCCTACTGGCTTTCCTTCCTATATTGGCACGTACAACTGAAAATATGCTCGTCCAAATGTTTGATACCTTTTTCCGGGTTGGTGCTCTAGTATTTGGCGGAGGCCACGTCGTCCTGCCTATGATTGAGCGGGAAGTTGTGCCGACAGGATGGCTTGATGCCGGAGAATTCCTGGCAGGTTACGGGATGGCACAAGCAGTGCCGGGGCCTCTGTTTACGTTTGCCAGTTATCTCGGCACGATGATCCAAGGTATATCGGGTGCAGTCGTCGCTACTGTAGGTATCTTTTTACCCTCTTTCTTATTCTTAATTGCAGCTCTTCCTTTCCTGAGTGAACTGCGTAAGAAAGCCAAGTTCCAAGGTGTGCTTATGGGAGTAAATGCAAGCGTGGTAGGTATCCTGCTCGCTGCCTTTTATGACCCTGTTATTACAAGCTCTATCCAATCCAATGCAGATTTTGCACTGGCTGTTATTCTATTTGCCTGCCTGCATTACTTTAAGGTGCCTGCCTGGGCTATTGTTTTAATAGGTGTTGGTGCCGGGTTTCTTATTAATTTGATATGA